A window of Streptomyces sp. NBC_01224 genomic DNA:
GTTCAGGAACATCCCAGACAGTGGCAGTTGCACGGAGCCCTGCTTGCCGAGGTCGACCGGATTCTGGACGAGCTCGACATCGACAAGCGCACGGAACGCCTGGGCAAGGAACTCGACCGGCACTCGGCGCAACTGCACGAACGCCATCCCTGGTTGCGTGCCGTATCGCGCAGGCTGCGAGGCGGCCAGGCCTGAGCGGTGCGGGCGGGTGGCGTCACCCGGAGGCCGGAAGCCGTTCGATGGCGACCATCGCCGCATCGTCGCCCAGGCGGCCGCCGGCGTGGCGGACAAGGTCGGCACAGAGGGATTCCAGCAGGGAGTCCGGGCCCTGGCCGCACCGCAATGCGGCCCGCTCCGGGAGCGGATAGAAGACCCCTGACCGGTCCCGGGACTCGATGACACCGTCCGTGTACAGAAGCAGGGTGTCGCCGACGCCGAAGGCGAACGTCTCCGCCGTGTGTTCGGTGACCAGCAGGTGCGTCAGACCGAGCGGCGGGGCGGGCGCTCGTACTTTGAGCGGGATCGCCTCTCCCGCGCGCAGCAGGAGCGGCGGTGGATGACCGCAGCTGACGAGGTGGAGTTCGGTGGAGGCATCGGGGATGTCGAGCACGGCCGCGGTGACAAAGGACTCCGCAAGGTCGTCGTCCACGCCTTCGTGAACGGTGTGGTTCTCGTTCAGTGCGATGCTCGCCTCCAGATGCGCCACCAGATCGGGCAACTGCGATTCCTGGCGGGAAAGAGCGTGGAAGGCACCCAGGACGCTGGCTGCCTCGCCGATCGCGGACAGTCCCTTACCGCGGACATCGCCGATGATCATGCGGGTTCCGTCGGTGGTGCGGGCGGCAGCGTACAGGTCGCCCCCGATCTGCGCCTCCGCCTCCGCGGCCAGATAGACCGAGGCGATGCGCAGGGGGCCACTGCGCCTGGGCAGCGGCCGCAGCACCACTCGCTGCGCCGCTTCGGCGACCGAACGGAGCTGGGACACCG
This region includes:
- a CDS encoding PP2C family protein-serine/threonine phosphatase, which translates into the protein MPFALIAVVTVVDVISPPDVHMGPFLVAAPAVAASFTGPRMTAFVGAVAVLAQSLVAIARTSINDLNHTYQIIALILISGFVTFFAHLRERNEQAVSQLRSVAEAAQRVVLRPLPRRSGPLRIASVYLAAEAEAQIGGDLYAAARTTDGTRMIIGDVRGKGLSAIGEAASVLGAFHALSRQESQLPDLVAHLEASIALNENHTVHEGVDDDLAESFVTAAVLDIPDASTELHLVSCGHPPPLLLRAGEAIPLKVRAPAPPLGLTHLLVTEHTAETFAFGVGDTLLLYTDGVIESRDRSGVFYPLPERAALRCGQGPDSLLESLCADLVRHAGGRLGDDAAMVAIERLPASG